In Mangifera indica cultivar Alphonso chromosome 1, CATAS_Mindica_2.1, whole genome shotgun sequence, a single genomic region encodes these proteins:
- the LOC123223811 gene encoding uncharacterized protein LOC123223811, with protein sequence MDKNVILAVFLLLFIAAADVSSAKFRHLAAVDPNDNSAKTKVSGANKPVESRNEKAETVDTKELNKPDLVSPVPPNETNDSSKGSINTDSVNPTVENGTIANPDGSNNTDNSKNSKISNGKDFAMSHSGEEQSMKNSSDKVVNPQVEVTDNGKNERTNHEKNGETDNRKNDGTENRKKDGIESGKKGTDSDKEGIDSGKDRTDNGKDGTDSEKDRTKENNNEYKRVSESGVDETCTGLANYCSDSNGLIACIQSFDAGSGQWAVLVQNEGEKNLTVNLTVPTAAENPLKQLEISKHRTEKINISSTIGKSNKVIFKTRLGECVLHMKSLISRENFFMYLPTYDNILTPINGAYFLILSVIIFGVTWACCKLKKRRQHDGVPYQELEMGLPESVSTTNVETAEGWDEGWDDDWDDNNAVKSPGPRRGNISANGLTARSTIKDGWEHGWDD encoded by the exons atggataaaaatgtaattcttGCAGTGTTCTTATTGCTTTTCATTGCTGCCGCCGATGTTTCCAGTGCTAAATTTCGCCACTTAGCTGCGGTGGATCCAAACGATAATTCCGCCAAGACTAAg GTTTCGGGTGCTAATAAACCGGTTGAATCTCGTAATGAGAAGGCAGAGACAGTGGATACAAAAGAGTTGAATAAACCGGATTTGGTGAGTCCAGTTCCTCCTAATGAAACAAATGATAGTAGTAAAGGTTCTATTAATACGGATTCAGTGAATCCGACTGTTGAAAACGGAACCATCGCTAACCCAGACGGTTCCAATAATACAGATAACTCTAAGAATTCTAAGATTTCTAATGGGAAGGATTTTGCAATGAGTCATAGTGGTGAGGAACAGAGTATGAAAAATTCCAGTGATAAGGTTGTGAATCCTCAAGTTGAAGTAACGGACAATGGGAAGAATGAGCGAACCAATCACGAGAAGAATGGGGAAACTGATAATCGCAAAAATGATGGAACAGAAAACAGGAAGAAGGATGGAATAGAAAGTGGGAAGAAGGGAACGGATAGTGACAAGGAGGGAATAGATAGTGGGAAGGACAGAACAGATAATGGGAAGGACGGAACAGATAGTGAGAAGGACAGAACAAAAGAGAATAATAATGAGTATAAAAGGGTTTCAGAGTCTGGGGTTGATGAAACTTGTACAGGGTTAGCTAATTATTGCAGTGACTCAAATGGGCTGATCGCCTGTATTCAGAGTTTTGATGCTG GGTCCGGACAATGGGCTGTACTTGTCCAAAATGAAGGAGAAAAGAATCTGACGGTGAATTTAACTGTTCCAACTGCCGCTGAAAATCCTCTCAAGCAACTAGAAATATCCAAACACCGAACCGAAAAG ATAAACATCTCATCAACCATTGGCAAGAGCAACAAAGTgatatttaaaactagattGGGCGAATGTGTGCTTCACATGAAATCTCTTATATCTAGAGAAAACTTTTTCATGTACCTCCCTACATATGACAACATATTGACCCCCATCAATGGTGCCTACTTCCTGATTCTGTCTGTTATAATTTTCGGAGTGACATGGGCTTGCTGCAAGTTGAAGAAGAGGAGACAGCATGATGGAGTCCCGTATCAAGAACTTGAAATGGGATTGCCTGAATCTGTTTCAACTACCAATGTGGAAACAGCCGAAGGTTGGGATGAAGGATGGGATGACGACTGGGATGACAATAATGCAGTCAAGTCTCCTGGACCACGTAGGGGAAACATTTCAGCCAACGGCCTTACTGCTAGGTCTACAATTAAAGATGGTTGGGAACATGGCTGGGATGATTAG
- the LOC123224008 gene encoding pentatricopeptide repeat-containing protein At3g04760, chloroplastic-like, translating into MPFPFSPTSQPLQSSGRRTSFVFTNSSIKNQNHNELHPVKLPVFAIESLTTVQKQLHTLNCHSLCSNFIDKQNGFIVKEEQESLDFKENPHGLQVQKFLDAIKDKIGIFGSIKRDGRNLTVSDFNDLLMALVTENEIEIALKLYSEMSSHGLAPDSWTFSIMLRCYCKKNNLVEAGKVLNGMVEKGFSPNVATFTIFIKSLCTSGRLQKAFEVLQVMDRVGCKPSIQTYNCLMKGLCYVGRVEEAYEMLMNMKKDFMKPDIYSYTIVMDGFCKVGRSNEAVELLNEAMEMGLKPNVVSFNTLFNGYCKEGRPLEGFGVLKLMKERNCVPDNISYSTLLHGLLKWGETRAAFRTFKEMVDLGIEVDGRMMKALLRGLCIESWEDQDLSENAYQVFEKMNFNMDRGSYSMLIRALCVGDKTNKALICLQHMVRMGHVPRMVTFNNVIQAFCQQGKVDDALLVVILMNEHGKIPSRTSYNILINKLNQKKRCSGAGLVYGAAMKQGVLSHRVPYELVGIDSN; encoded by the coding sequence ATGCCTTTTCCATTTTCGCCAACCTCGCAGCCTCTTCAATCTTCTGGGCGTCGCACTTCCTTTGTCTTCACCAACTCCTCTATAAAAAACCAGAACCACAACGAACTCCACCCCGTCAAGCTTCCTGTCTTTGCAATAGAGTCATTAACTACAGTACAGAAACAATTACATACGCTCAACTGTCACAGTTTATGCtcaaatttcattgataaacAAAATGGCTTTATCGTcaaagaagaacaagaaagCTTGGACTTTAAAGAGAACCCTCATGGATTGCAAGTACAGAAGTTCCTGGATgctatcaaagataaaataggTATCTTCGGTAGCATCAAAAGGGATGGTAGAAATTTAACCGTATCTGATTTTAATGATTTGCTCATGGCTTTAGTAACAGAAAATGAGATAGAAATTGCTTTGAAGCTTTACTCTGAAATGTCATCTCATGGGTTGGCGCCTGATTCTTGGACATTCTCCATCATGCTGAGGTGTTATTGCAAGAAAAACAATCTAGTTGAGGCAGGAAAGGTTCTAAATGGCATGGTTGAGAAAGGTTTTAGTCCAAATGTTGCAACTTTTACCATTTTTATAAAGTCGTTATGCACGAGTGGCAGGTTGCAGAAAGCTTTTGAGGTTCTTCAAGTCATGGACAGAGTTGGGTGCAAACCAAGTATTCAGACTTATAATTGTTTGATGAAAGGTTTGTGTTATGTGGGAAGGGTGGAGGAAGCATATGAGATGTTGATGAATATGAAGAAGGATTTTATGAAACCTGATATATATTCGTACACAATTGTTATGGATGGTTTTTGTAAAGTCGGTAGGTCTAATGAGGCAGTGGAGTTGCTTAATGAAGCTATGGAGATGGGATTGAAACCAAATGTGGTCAGTTTCAACACCCTTTTTAATGGGTATTGTAAGGAGGGCAGGCCACTAGAGGGTTTTGGTGTGTTGAAGCTTATGAAGGAGAGAAATTGTGTGCCTGATAATATAAGTTATAGCACCTTGTTACATGGGCTATTGAAATGGGGAGAAACAAGGGCAGCATTTAGAACTTTTAAGGAAATGGTTGATTTGGGAATTGAAGTTGATGGGAGGATGATGAAGGCTTTACTAAGAGGGCTATGCATTGAATCATGGGAAGATCAAGACTTGTCGGAAAATGCCTACCAAGTGTTTGAGAAAATGAATTTCAACATGGACCGTGGTAGCTACAGCATGTTGATTAGAGCTCTTTGTGTGGGAGATAAAACCAATAAGGCTTTGATCTGTCTGCAGCATATGGTTAGAATGGGGCATGTTCCCCGGATGGTTACCTTTAATAATGTGATTCAGGCGTTTTGCCAACAGGGGAAGGTGGACGATGCATTACTAGTTGTGATTCTGATGAATGAACATGGTAAGATCCCAAGTAGAACATCCTATAACATTCTAATTAACAAGttaaaccaaaagaaaagatGTTCGGGTGCAGGCCTTGTCTATGGTGCTGCAATGAAACAAGGTGTATTGTCTCATCGGGTGCCTTATGAATTGGTAGGAATCgattcaaattga
- the LOC123213288 gene encoding leucine-rich repeat receptor-like protein kinase PXC2, with product MGIKLRMLLEFCFFLAFVPSFIQSVDPTLNDDVLGLIFFKAGLEDSEGKLISWNEEDESPCNWVGVKCDARTNRVTQLALDGLSLSGHVGRGLSRLQFLQVLSLSKNNLTGTINPDLSRFSTLQVMDFSENNLSGSIPDELFKQCWTLRVVSFANNNLNGQLPDSLSYCPNLVSVNFSSNQLSGRLPAGLWYLRSLQSLDLSDNLLEGEVVDGIANLYDLRALKLGKNRFSGPLPDDIGGCSLLKVVDFSENSFSGSLPDSLQRLNSCASLYLRGNSFTGEVPEWVGELGNLEKLDLSQNHFSGRIPFSIGNLHLLKELNVSMNQFTGGLPESLINCVNLLSIDISQNNMTGNLPFWIFKMRLQRLSLSGNRLGGRIDYASFSSLNQGLEVLDLSSNVLSGEIPSNIGVLRSLLLLNMSRNYLFGSIPASVGALKATQILDLSKNWLNGSIPSEIGGAVSLKELRLEKNYLTGKIPTQIENCSSLTSLILSQNNLTGSFPAAIANLSNLQYVDLSFNNLTGSLPKGLTNLSHLVSFNISHNHFQGELPVGGFFNTISASSVSGNPSLCGSVVNQSCPSNHPKPIVLNPNPSDSSTGGSSSNHRRKIMLSTSSLIAIGAAALIAIGVVAVTVLNFHVRSSMSQAAAAHVFSGEEDYSCSPTKDPNYGKLVMFSGDAEFVAGANALLNKDCELGRGGFGVVYQTILGDGRSVAIKKLTVSGLIKSQEDFEREMINLGKTRHHNLVTLEGYYWTPSLQLLIYEFIAGGSLYKHLHDGASKNILFWRQRFKIILGMAKGLAHLHKVNMIHYNLKSTNVLIDSSGEPKVGDFGLVRLLPMLDRCILSSKIQSALGYMAPEFACRTVKITEKCDVYGFGVLVLEVVTGKRPVEYMEDDVVVLCDMVRGALEDGKVEECVDGRLQGNFPPDEAIPVIKLGLICASQVPSNRPDMEEVVKILELIQCPVDGQQEELE from the exons ATGGGAATTAAGCTGCGAATGCTGCTGGAGTTCtgtttttttcttgcttttgttcCTTCGTTTATACAATCTGTAGACCCAACATTGAACGATGACGTTCTTGGGCTAATCTTCTTCAAGGCAGGACTTGAAGACTCAGAAGGGAAATTGATATCTTGGAATGAAGAAGATGAGAGTCCTTGTAACTGGGTTGGAGTTAAGTGTGATGCCAGAACCAACCGGGTCACCCAGCTCGCCCTTGATGGGTTATCTCTTTCTGGGCATGTTGGTCGTGGCCTCTCACGGTTACAGTTTCTTCAAGTTCTTTCTTTATCAAAAAACAACTTAACTGGGACTATAAACCCTGATCTTTCACGTTTTAGTACCCTGCAAGTTATGGACTTCAGTGAAAATAATCTATCTGGTTCAATCCCTGATGAGTTGTTTAAACAATGTTGGACCTTAAGAGTGGTTTCATTTGCTAACAACAACCTTAATGGTCAGCTTCCTGATTCATTAAGCTACTGTCCAAACTTAGTCTCAGTTAATTTTTCCTCTAATCAGCTTTCTGGGCGGTTGCCTGCTGGCTTATGGTATTTGAGGAGTCTTCAATCTCTTGATTTGTCTGATAATTTACTGGAGGGAGAAGTTGTTGACGGGATTGCAAATTTGTACGATTTGAGAGCCTTAAAGTTGGGTAAAAACAGGTTTTCTGGGCCGCTTCCGGATGATATTGGAGGTTGTTCGCTACTGAAAGTTGTTGATTTTAGTGAGAATTCTTTCTCTGGAAGCCTTCCGGATTCATTGCAAAGATTGAATTCATGTGCTTCTCTTTATTTACGTGGAAATTCATTCACTGGAGAAGTTCCAGAATGGGTTGGAGAACTGGGAAATCTTGAGAAGTTGGATCTTTCCCAGAATCATTTCTCCGGTAGGATTCCGTTTTCGATTGGAAATCTTCATTTGCTGAAGGAATTAAATGTGTCAATGAACCAGTTTACAGGAGGATTGCCAGAGTCTTTGATAAATTGTGTTAACCTTTTGTCTATTGATATTAGCCAGAATAATATGACAGGTAATCTGCCTTTTTGGATTTTTAAGATGAGATTGCAAAGGCTGTCACTTTCAGGGAATAGACTCGGTGGAAGAATAGATTATGCTTCATTTAGTTCACTGAATCAAGGTCTTGAGGTCTTGGATCTATCTTCAAATGTGTTATCCGGTGAAATTCCATCTAATATTGGAGTTCTTAGAAGCTTGCTGTTGTTGAATATGTCCAGGAACTATCTTTTTGGTTCTATTCCAGCAAGTGTTGGAGCATTGAAAGCTACCCAAATTCTTGATCTGAGTAAAAACTGGTTAAATGGAAGCATTCCTTCAGAAATTGGGGGTGCAGTCTCACTTAAGGAACTGAGGCTGGAGAAGAACTACTTGACTGGTAAAATTCCGACTCAAATCGAGAACTGCTCATCACTGACATCCTT GATCCTATCGCAGAACAACCTCACCGGCTCATTCCCTGCTGCCATTGCAAACCTAAGCAACCTTCAATATGTAGACTTGTCTTTCAACAACCTCACTGGTAGCTTACCCAAAGGGCTGACAAATCTTTCCCACCTTGTGTCCTTTAACATTTCCCACAATCATTTTCAAGGTGAACTACCAGTTGGGGGCTTCTTCAACACCATCTCTGCCTCATCTGTTTCTGGGAATCCATCCCTCTGTGGCTCTGTTGTCAACCAGTCCTGCCCATCTAACCATCCCAAGCCAATTGTCCTAAATCCCAACCCTTCAGACTCATCCACTGGTGGCTCTTCTTCAAATCACCGTCGCAAGATTATGCTCAGCACTTCTTCCCTTATTGCCATTGGAGCAGCAGCTTTAATTGCAATCGGTGTAGTAGCTGTCACTGTCCTTAATTTTCATGTGCGGTCTTCCATGTCACAAGCTGCTGCTGCTCACGTGTTTTCTGGTGAGGAAGATTATAGTTGCTCTCCCACTAAGGACCCAAATTATGGAAAGCTTGTAATGTTTTCTGGTGATGCTGAGTTTGTTGCTGGGGCCAATGCGCTGCTCAACAAGGACTGTGAACTTGGTCGTGGTGGGTTTGGAGTTGTTTATCAGACAATCCTGGGAGATGGCCGTTCAGTTGCTATCAAGAAGCTAACAGTTTCAGGGTTAATCAAGTCCCAAGAAGATTTTGAAAGGGAAATGATAAACCTTGGGAAGACAAGGCACCATAATCTTGTGACACTTGAAGGGTATTACTGGACTCCTTCATTGCAACTTCTCATCTATGAATTCATCGCAGGAGGGAGTCTGTATAAGCATCTCCATGATGGAGCAAGTAAAAATATCCTGTTTTGGCGACAGAGATTCAAAATAATCCTGGGGATGGCTAAAGGATTGGCCCATCTGCATAAAGTAAACATGATTCATTACAATCTGAAATCAACCAATGTTCTAATCGATAGTTCTGGTGAGCCAAAGGTGGGAGATTTTGGCCTGGTAAGGTTGTTGCCAATGTTAGACCGCTGCATCTTAAGTAGCAAAATTCAGAGTGCACTTGGCTACATGGCTCCTGAGTTTGCATGTCGCACAGTGAAAATAACTGAGAAATGTGATGTTTATGGATTTGGAGTCTTGGTTTTGGAGGTGGTCACAGGGAAGAGACCCGTGGAATATATGGAGGATGATGTGGTGGTGCTTTGTGACATGGTGAGGGGAGCATTGGAGGATGGCAAGGTAGAAGAATGTGTCGATGGAAGGCTTCAGGGCAATTTCCCCCCAGATGAGGCAATTCCAGTGATAAAGCTTGGTTTGATATGTGCATCTCAAGTGCCATCAAATAGGCCAGACATGGAAGAGGTGGTCAAAATTTTGGAACTGATCCAATGCCCTGTAGATGGGCAACAAGAGGAGTTGGAGTGA